A genomic stretch from Dissulfurispira thermophila includes:
- a CDS encoding sugar phosphate isomerase/epimerase family protein — MKLSVSNIAWDNAELEDHLKLLKDLGCDGVEIAPSCIWKEPVNAADEDVEKLKNLISKYNLQIPAFQALLFTRPDLYIFGDNEKRQDTVRYLKMLIGLAGRLSVRTLIYGSPSSRKVGDKPYNECYQIAIEVFRELAAEAEKYDTIFCIEPLEHSMSDFINTSDEGYRLIQDVGHPNFGLHLDARAMCELKENFQSVFQRYGSIIKHFHVGDPELSPPGYTGRIDHSLIGNALINSNYNGYVSIEMRRGFGNSKEVVKNAVKYVREKYFLSGDTGNAGF; from the coding sequence ATGAAGCTTTCCGTATCAAATATTGCATGGGATAATGCTGAACTGGAAGACCATTTAAAGCTTTTAAAAGATTTAGGGTGTGATGGCGTGGAGATCGCACCGAGTTGTATCTGGAAAGAACCAGTCAATGCGGCAGATGAAGATGTAGAAAAATTAAAAAACCTCATATCGAAATACAACCTTCAAATCCCTGCATTTCAGGCACTGCTCTTTACAAGACCAGACTTATATATCTTCGGTGATAATGAAAAAAGACAGGACACTGTACGATATCTTAAGATGCTTATTGGGCTTGCAGGAAGGCTTTCAGTCAGAACATTAATATATGGGTCTCCAAGCAGTAGAAAAGTCGGGGACAAGCCTTATAACGAATGCTATCAGATTGCAATTGAGGTCTTTAGAGAGCTTGCTGCTGAGGCAGAAAAATATGATACTATATTTTGTATAGAACCTCTTGAACACTCAATGAGTGATTTCATAAATACATCAGATGAAGGATATAGATTAATTCAAGATGTGGGGCATCCAAATTTCGGGCTTCACCTTGATGCAAGGGCAATGTGTGAATTAAAAGAAAATTTCCAATCTGTATTTCAGAGGTATGGTTCTATTATAAAACACTTTCATGTTGGAGACCCTGAACTCTCCCCGCCCGGCTATACAGGCAGGATAGACCATTCACTTATTGGCAATGCTCTTATAAATTCAAATTACAATGGATATGTTTCAATAGAGATGAGAAGGGGATTTGGCAATTCAAAAGAAGTAGTAAAAAATGCAGTGAAATATGTCCGCGAGAAATATTTTTTGAGTGGGGATACGGGTAATGCGGGATTTTAA
- a CDS encoding cytidylyltransferase domain-containing protein translates to MIVAILMGRKGSKGFPGKNLHMVLGKPLAYYPMKAAKDCPEIDKIYISTDDERLMKLAQENDIEIIKRPPELCTDEALGEHVFVHAYKVVKERIEQQGPRTEIELVVLLMCNAPTITPATISEGIKVLRDNPEYDSAVTVSRYNMWSPLRARKIGYDGLLHPFVPFETFGDPKKLSCDRDSQGDVWFADMGASIVRPRCLERLEDGLLPQKWMGQKIYPLKQWGGLDVDYEWQIPQVEYWLKKNLK, encoded by the coding sequence ATGATAGTAGCAATTTTAATGGGCAGAAAGGGCAGCAAAGGTTTTCCTGGCAAAAATCTGCATATGGTTCTTGGTAAGCCTCTTGCATATTATCCTATGAAAGCAGCAAAGGATTGTCCTGAGATTGATAAAATATATATATCTACCGATGATGAGAGATTGATGAAACTCGCACAGGAAAATGATATAGAAATTATAAAAAGACCTCCAGAGCTATGCACTGATGAAGCGCTCGGAGAGCATGTGTTTGTGCATGCGTATAAGGTAGTGAAGGAGAGGATTGAGCAACAAGGACCGAGGACAGAGATTGAACTTGTCGTCCTGCTCATGTGTAATGCTCCGACGATTACGCCAGCAACAATTTCCGAAGGGATAAAAGTTCTAAGAGATAATCCTGAGTATGATTCAGCAGTGACAGTTTCACGGTATAATATGTGGAGTCCTCTAAGAGCAAGGAAAATTGGCTATGACGGGCTCCTACATCCATTTGTACCATTTGAAACATTTGGCGATCCTAAAAAACTGAGTTGTGATAGAGATTCTCAAGGAGATGTCTGGTTTGCCGATATGGGCGCATCCATCGTGCGACCACGATGTCTCGAACGGCTTGAAGATGGGTTGTTGCCTCAGAAATGGATGGGACAGAAGATATATCCCCTGAAGCAATGGGGAGGATTGGATGTGGATTATGAGTGGCAAATCCCGCAGGTGGAGTATTGGTTAAAGAAAAATCTTAAATGA
- a CDS encoding radical SAM/SPASM domain-containing protein — protein MSDNVIIQPNANFHHIAGEDILSPQSSVLFKEYRKKWKEWPETFYVGGFPLFIDVEVTSACNLKCPFCATTFRGNKIKKGFMSFDILKRIIDEGAENNLYGVKFNIRGEPLLHPQIYEFVKYAKDRGLIDVYFNTNAMLLTEEIAKKLIDAGLDRLSISFEGHTKEVYERHRHGAVYETVLLNIEKMQELKKRLGVEHPKLRIQTVMLPEIADGFEEYKKFWADKVDEVAYLDYKVMKDKKKGIQYPWACPQLWQRMAIWWDGTILPCNHDDDGLLNLGNILDTTIKEAWHSEQLNAVRDAHKKGMAHEIAACDGCYLRDSEIVKLGFKD, from the coding sequence ATGTCAGATAATGTGATTATCCAACCAAATGCCAATTTTCACCATATAGCAGGAGAGGATATCCTTAGTCCTCAGTCCTCAGTCCTCTTTAAAGAATACAGAAAGAAGTGGAAAGAGTGGCCTGAGACTTTTTATGTTGGTGGATTTCCTCTTTTTATTGATGTAGAAGTTACCAGTGCATGTAATCTAAAATGTCCTTTTTGTGCAACGACATTCAGAGGCAATAAGATTAAAAAAGGGTTTATGTCATTTGATATTTTAAAAAGGATTATTGATGAGGGTGCTGAGAATAATCTATATGGTGTAAAATTCAATATCAGAGGTGAGCCTTTGCTTCATCCGCAGATATATGAATTTGTAAAATATGCAAAAGACAGAGGATTGATAGATGTCTATTTTAATACTAATGCAATGCTTTTGACTGAAGAAATCGCTAAAAAGCTAATAGATGCTGGTTTAGACAGACTATCTATATCATTTGAAGGTCATACAAAAGAGGTTTATGAGAGACACAGACACGGTGCAGTTTATGAGACTGTGCTTTTAAATATAGAGAAGATGCAGGAATTAAAGAAAAGGCTTGGTGTGGAGCATCCAAAACTTAGGATTCAGACAGTGATGCTTCCTGAGATAGCAGATGGTTTTGAAGAATATAAGAAATTTTGGGCTGATAAAGTAGACGAAGTGGCTTATCTTGATTACAAAGTGATGAAGGATAAGAAAAAAGGCATTCAATATCCATGGGCATGTCCTCAACTATGGCAAAGGATGGCTATATGGTGGGATGGTACTATACTGCCGTGTAATCATGATGATGACGGGCTGCTTAATTTAGGCAATATTCTTGATACCACAATAAAAGAGGCATGGCACTCAGAGCAGTTAAATGCTGTGAGAGATGCACATAAAAAAGGCATGGCTCATGAGATTGCTGCATGCGATGGGTGTTATTTGAGGGATAGTGAAATAGTTAAATTGGGATTTAAGGATTAA
- a CDS encoding lipopolysaccharide biosynthesis protein has protein sequence MPEDSLKKRYFYKLSTNLFGLVINMATQAIIPRGLGPKAYGDFNFLTNFFNQVIAFLDMGTSIGFYTKLSQRPKELGLVSFYFYFMGIVSAGVLGFVAITVVTSINTSIWIEQEVLYIYMAAIWGILMWFSQILNQMIDGYGLTVSGEKTKILQKALGLILILLLYGFHQLNLINFFYYNYIILLVLAGAFIWIMQHNGYLIKDVWRLSWEQIKRYLKEFYQYSHPLFSYAVVGLVVGIFDRWLLQVYSGSIQQGFYSLSYQIGAICFLFTSAMTPLLIREFSIAYGQQDLSEMARLFRRYIPLLYSIAAYFSCFIAVQSDKVVYIFGGDKFKESAGVLTIMAFYPIHQTYGQLSGSVFYATGQTALYRNIGVIFMLLGLPVTYFLIAPPDNMGLNMGATGLAVKMVVLQFIGVNVQLYFNARLLKLSFGRYLGHQIASTGCFLILSTVAVFIVNNLQAINKNILVSFLSAGFLYTLTVAAMAYYKPVIFGLKKEDIKSFVNKLKGF, from the coding sequence ATGCCGGAAGATTCCCTCAAAAAAAGGTATTTTTACAAACTTTCAACAAATTTATTTGGTCTTGTTATTAACATGGCTACTCAGGCAATTATTCCAAGAGGGCTCGGTCCAAAGGCATACGGTGACTTTAATTTTCTTACCAATTTTTTTAACCAGGTTATTGCTTTTTTAGACATGGGAACCTCGATCGGTTTTTATACAAAGCTTTCCCAGAGACCAAAAGAGCTTGGGCTTGTTTCTTTTTATTTTTATTTTATGGGAATTGTTTCTGCGGGGGTATTGGGATTTGTAGCTATTACAGTTGTTACCTCGATTAACACCAGCATATGGATAGAGCAAGAAGTACTATATATTTATATGGCAGCTATCTGGGGTATTTTAATGTGGTTTAGCCAGATTCTCAATCAAATGATAGATGGTTACGGACTAACGGTTTCTGGAGAAAAAACAAAGATACTTCAGAAAGCATTGGGTTTGATTCTTATCCTTTTGCTCTATGGTTTTCACCAGTTAAATCTGATCAATTTTTTTTACTATAACTATATTATTTTACTCGTGCTGGCTGGGGCATTTATCTGGATCATGCAGCACAACGGATACCTTATAAAGGATGTATGGAGATTGTCTTGGGAACAAATAAAGAGATATCTAAAGGAATTCTATCAATACAGCCATCCACTTTTCAGCTATGCTGTAGTAGGGCTGGTGGTAGGCATTTTTGACAGGTGGTTATTACAGGTCTATAGTGGAAGCATTCAACAGGGTTTTTACAGCCTCTCTTATCAGATAGGGGCTATCTGCTTTTTATTCACCAGTGCTATGACGCCTTTGCTGATAAGGGAGTTTTCTATAGCATATGGGCAACAGGATTTATCTGAAATGGCAAGGCTTTTCAGGAGATATATCCCTTTGTTATATTCAATTGCTGCATATTTCTCATGTTTTATTGCAGTGCAGTCTGATAAAGTAGTTTACATATTTGGAGGCGATAAGTTTAAAGAATCTGCTGGTGTTTTAACAATTATGGCTTTTTATCCAATCCATCAAACATATGGACAGTTAAGCGGCTCCGTGTTTTATGCTACAGGACAAACTGCCTTATATCGAAATATCGGAGTTATATTTATGCTACTCGGACTACCGGTTACATACTTTTTAATTGCTCCGCCGGATAATATGGGATTAAACATGGGTGCAACAGGGTTAGCAGTTAAGATGGTGGTGCTGCAGTTTATTGGGGTCAATGTGCAGCTTTATTTTAATGCAAGATTGCTTAAACTTTCTTTTGGGAGATATTTGGGACATCAGATAGCAAGTACTGGTTGTTTTTTAATACTATCAACCGTTGCTGTTTTTATTGTAAATAATTTACAGGCTATTAATAAAAATATTTTAGTAAGTTTTCTATCAGCAGGATTTTTATATACACTAACAGTAGCAGCTATGGCTTATTATAAACCTGTTATTTTTGGACTTAAAAAAGAGGATATTAAGTCTTTTGTTAATAAATTAAAGGGGTTTTAG